CGTAGAGCGGGGGTTGCTGATGTTCTGCAAGACTCCCCATGGACTGGAGGAGGAGGCAAAGGCAGCCGAGGCCGCGCGTGAGCTGGGCATTCCGGCGGAGGTGCTCAGTGCTGGTGGGGTGTCTAGACTGGATCCGGGCGTTCGCTATGATGTTGCGGGCGCGGTGTATTTTCCCAAGGATTGCCATCTGAATCCGGCGCGTTTCGTGAGCATGCTTTCAAAGGAGTTGGTGGCCTTGGGCGGTGAGATTCGATTCTCGACCGCGCTCTCCGGCTGGAAGACTAATGGGCAGAGCATCGTGGCGATTCACACCGGGGCCGGGGAGATTGTGGCCGATGAGTTTGTGGTGGCGGGAGGCTCGTGGTCTCCCGGCGTCGCCCGGGAGTTGGGTGTTCGGATTCCCATGCAAGCTGGCAAGGGCTACAGCCTGACCTTGACGAACCCTCGTCAGCTTCCTGCGATCTGTTCGATCTTCACCGAGGCTCGCATTGCCATTACCCCGATGAACGGGAGTTTGCGTTTTGGTGGCACGATGGAGATTGCGGGGATGGATGAGACGGTGAACCCGGTCCGGGTTCAGGGAATTATTGATGCCGTTCCGCGCTACTTTCCTGACTTTCAGCCGGGCGACTTTAAGGACATCCCGGTTTGGCGTGGGCTAAGGCCCTGTTCCCCCGACGGTTTGCCGTACATCGGGCGTTGGCCTGGATACCGTAATCTGAGTGTGGCAA
The Verrucomicrobiales bacterium DNA segment above includes these coding regions:
- a CDS encoding FAD-dependent oxidoreductase, translating into MGEPKHILIVGGGVIGLCTAYYAALRGHRVTVLERGNPEHDSCSLGNAGMVVPSHFVPLAAPGAVALGLKWMWNPASPFYIKPRLDAELLSWGWKFFRAANAAHVARSAPLLRDLSLASRAAFSQLARTHDNVFGFVERGLLMFCKTPHGLEEEAKAAEAARELGIPAEVLSAGGVSRLDPGVRYDVAGAVYFPKDCHLNPARFVSMLSKELVALGGEIRFSTALSGWKTNGQSIVAIHTGAGEIVADEFVVAGGSWSPGVARELGVRIPMQAGKGYSLTLTNPRQLPAICSIFTEARIAITPMNGSLRFGGTMEIAGMDETVNPVRVQGIIDAVPRYFPDFQPGDFKDIPVWRGLRPCSPDGLPYIGRWPGYRNLSVATGHAMMGLSLGPITGQIMAEVLSGEKPSIPLDLLRPDRFA